The Anastrepha obliqua isolate idAnaObli1 chromosome 5, idAnaObli1_1.0, whole genome shotgun sequence DNA window TAAACGCCCAATTATCCAATATTAAGtttcaaaataaatcaatatttaACCTATTTAGtagaaaaagaggttgtctgtaaagtcggtgtactgacgatagtttaacgtgacaacctcataagaaaatactgatggaatggttgcatttttcaaaagaaaattttaattttatttgtttgatagatattttgtatggatatagagaaggaggtaaatggaatcggaaTGGAATTGAtgaagttacatttacacaaacgtaaaaaattacgaaacatttatcaaattcatgaaagatatgttcaatttcgatgcacaggcgttaataagtcaacaacactaagaggcaccatcatcgatttgactttttcaagacacattacactcgaaacactccttttcattttctacttttcctatcgtcctattctcaacatatgtatattagactatgaaaattgcaccaaagtatatgtatgtatgcatatattatattagtatacaacatatcttataaggtatgtggtaaatattaccatacattttttccgtcAGATAAGGAACTTTTGCATTTGGTGGtatttggaggtgtgccgccgaggccgcggctgccatttgaccgatatttcgctccatacgtaattgacccataccaatattatcataataaagagaaataacaataatttcctaaaaaaattgtattttattcaaattcaacaccggcctttgaaacttaaccaccctttataataataaattaataataaaggtaaagatgatgatgatacaattggttttattttaaattcttcaagtaaatcaaattaatcatCTTcatagagaaatggttcattaccatgcacccaggaagaaggcatatgcaaatacaaatatgtgaatttatatacaaatgcgcatatacatacatataaatgctcactcaagtaggagacaGCCAGATGTCGagcgttgccgaacgcgggagccgattgtgcctctttgtcgttcgttccgcgctctcgcttgcagttcaagcaaggtaacgacgcatgagcaagataacgacgtatTTTTTGGTgtgtgcagccggctacatcgaattataagacgtttcACGTCAAGAGGCGCAGAAGcgtagacgatgacaacatccgatgagcgacggttgaagtgtttgagaaaaagattctgcgcaagatttttggacctttgcacgttgccaacggcgaatatcgcaggcgattgaacgatgagctgtttgagctttacgacgtcatagacatagcgcagcgaataaatatccaatggctacgctggctgggccatgtcgtccgaatggatagaaacgctccggctctaaaagtattcgatgcggaactagctggtggcagcagaggaagaggaagacctcctctgcgttggaaagatcaggtggaggacttagcttcacttggtgtgtccaactggcgccggttagcacgagaaagattcgactggcacgctttgttaaactcggccaaaatcgcgtaagcggttatcgcgccaattaagaagtaaAAAGGAGAGGAATTTCGCCTtcgttattaaataaaatgcagtCTTTTATAAATGctttatatatgtttatatttattgtaataaaggTGAACACAATAAAGGtgaattatatgtatttttataatcaGCCATGCATATGCTTATTtcctatgtacatacaaacttacataTGTTGTACTTGTAGAGTAACAATAAATTCTTTTGATTCAAACTGATATTTCCCCGTTGAATATTCAAATACGCTATTTATCAACATGTGTATACAGattgttatatacatacatatgcatatgtgtgtatgtatataagcatgTGCAGGATGTCTGGTggtaaaattagaaattaaaagctgaattaaaaaaataattactaatgataaaaatttatttcagtaaCTACTATTACAAAGAAgagtggttttttatttttattattatttcatctaAATTTTGACCGTACATCGGATACATTCGTGAAATCTGGCCTCCGTGCCACTCGTTGACGAATTGAAGTCACGAACAGTATTTTTCTTAGTGCTAAGATGGTCGCTGAGTTTGTCTTATAGACTTTGGTTTTTCACAGAAGAAAAGTCCGTAGGCTTAAGATCGGGCGATCTGTTTGACAAGGATATGTCACCGTAAGAAATCACGCAGTATCGCCATAGTTTCTCTAGTCGGGTGCGGCGTGTacaccaaacagttactttgGGACTGTGAAGTGGTTATTGTAGTTTTAATAGTGGGTTCTGTGCTTTGGGTGACCAATAAcgcaatttcaattatttacacTTCCTTTAAATGAAAAAGGGGCTTCATCAGTTCAAAAGATGGTGTTTACCGTACGAAATCGCTCCAACAGTGTTGTGACTAAATACCTCGCACGCATAATAAAACTAACGGGATCCCCACTCATAGGCTCAGCGCTTGGGAAGAAACTTTAAACGTATAACCTTATTCTGCCATCGGACACCCTgtgtaaatatatgtgtatatgtatgtatgtacaagcatgatacaaaatagaaaaattattgctgtgcatacatctatacatacatatgtatatataaatatctttTCTGGTTGTTCCTGATttgcaatatacatatgtacctatgtgtaATTTTCCCTGAGATCACCAAAAGGGGTTTTTTAaagtgtaaacaaataaattaacctTTTGTGATGCACATGGCATTTTTGCTAAACCACAACAATATCATTGAAATTAAAGTATCTGTGAATatgataatattaataaaatcagCTTTATTTAGTAGTTATTGcatttccattttaatgaattaaatataaTGTTCATACTAAGCGTCTAAAGCGCTgaattttatcaaaatgtgCGCGGAGCAGATGCTTATGTATTTTAGTTAAGAGCTCTATTAGCCAAACCTTAGGCATAGCTTTACATAACTTATGCCAACCTGCCATACCAGCATCAAACGTTTCTAGCTCGCCTAAACACCACTTAACTTAGAAAACTTAGCGAGCTGTAGGTTTCAGATTTCTAAGTTATGCATTCTACGTAAATTGAGAGCCGTGAGAGAATCATGCTGCTACATCATTTGTAGCTATTTTGCATACAATTCTTCTAAATATGCCATACAAATAGATAAAACAAATGGAAACGCGTAAGACAAATCAAACAACTGAGGAATACAAAACATTGTAAAACATGCTGAGTAACAACCTCTAAGTTTCTATAAAAACTAAGTTGAGTTTAAATCTTGACTAGCAGAGCTCTAAAAGCAGACCCGATCGGGCTTTCTTGTGGCCGATTTACTGCCGATTTACTCAGTTTGAGTATGCCTACCGACAGCTTACTTCATCACCACATACCCCTTAGGTACGTCAGACACTTCAGGCATTAAGGAATCGCTTGATAATGGTACTGCACCTGGGAACAAACTCATGCTCTTAAAAATACTCGGCTGCGATGGGCAAACAATAAAATGAGTGtccaaaaagaataaattaCTGCTACTCTGAAAATACGAAATATGATTTGAATGTAAGGAagatttcaaatataaaaaaaaatcattttcacaCGATTAACATCAAGAGTTAAGAATATTAATTTCTTCACAGAAAATGTGAATAAACGGATAAGTAACATTAAATATACCtccaaattgaaaattttacaaacattttttttttttgttttttgctcctacaattcaattttttgaaaaataaataactaggCTGCCTCACGAAAATACGAAGCAAGTTTGAAAAAATGCTTCCTGAACCAAAGAATTTATCAAGAAAGAAGTGAAAACGGGCTAATAAAAAGTGTACTCAGAAactgaacaacaaaaacaccttCAGAATTCGATGCTAATCAAAATGGCttatttatattgcatttttggTCAAGAGTTCataattgtaaataatattaataaagaaagaaaaagaaatgccTCTGAACTCCATATATGTGTTTAGATAGAGGAATACTGCTTACAGTGCTTCAAATAAAACACTGTTAATAATatgattaaaatagttttataaaGCAATTCAAAGCTTTGAAACAAAACAGCTATCTAAATAGGAGTTAAAAATAGCAATAACATAGAAATATTTTACTTGCATTGATTTGctaatttgagtttttataatgattaaaaaaatacattaaataaacattccccatacatatacgagagatgctgctggagtgacagtccgggtcgttccggtaacgtagaaccgcgTCTCGAGGgaacaataatgaaaaatatgctCTTATTATCTGCCTACGGAACTCGTATGGCTTGGGTATTCTACATGACTTGGCTTAAAGTAagatacatatgtgtacatttattttcatacaaataaaaccaaaaatctgaattgtatatatgtacatatgtactttctAAAACAGTTGCGAGTTGgcatgtaataatttttatttatttctttttttactttgtacAACTAAATGTATTAATTGCATGTATatgattcattttttaattaaaattttcaatttattatgtTACTATGTTAACTTAAAAAGGTCTCGTTAGAAATCAATATTTGCCGTGCTTAAgaaatatacagaaaattttgtaataaatctaTAACCACATAACCTATTTTCGTTTACAGaagtttttttagtaattaatataACTAAAATTGATTGGATTATGCTGCGCTATGTCGGCCCCTTTCCCCCCAACAAAGGAATTCTTTCTTCTTAACAGAAAACTACTACTGTATGCTATTAGGCCTATTTTCCGGTTCCTGGTTCACGTGTgcgaagaatttttctaaaCCAGCTCGTTCTGGATTCATTTGCCAAGTATTCATGATTTTGTAGTTGGAAGTTCGACATACTGAATATGTGTTGCATCTCGAGTGCTCGGTTAAAAGAGTACTGTTTCGTTGCtaggtacatttttttcaaaaattctggcATTTGTTTTTGTGCCACCCatgatttaatattttgaggAATTGGCAGTCCTGGATCATCGTAATATGTTAGTATGTAGTGCACTCCTGGTTCACCGAAAGTTTTAAAAGGTTTTATAACCATCAAACTCCAGTAATCGTTAACGCGGACTTTGTTCGAGTAAACTGGATATTTGGCATGTTGTGCACCTAGACTGCATACCATCATAACATTAAGTTTGACGTCGGTCACAAAGCGACGACAATAGACATAGTCTCGGTTAGAGAAAAGTCTTGGCCATTGCATTTCCCAATAAATTAGATGCGAATTTGTATTGGGTGTTGGGTCCTCTTCTATTAATTCTAGCCGTACAGCAGTTTCATCCCATAATCGACGATATCCCAGGTCTGTCTGGACATGTAGCAGATCTTCAGCAGAGACATCATCAAAGCGCGCATACACCTTATAAGAGTACATAGCTGATCGTTCCTCCCGTCGCCAAATTGAAAACTCATCTTTGCTAAAATATGGCTCCCACTGGTTTTCATTAACACCTTCTATTACTTTGTTACCTAAAGGTGGAGGATTTGTGGGTAAATTTAGCGGACGCTGGCAGTTACGTATACTCTCTCGCCCATCTTTAAGCGATCGACACTTTTTATTACCCACTGAGCAATAACAGTATTTCATGTGCTTCTCTTTGCACAAAGaacataatttattatttggcaACTGGTTAATAAAGTCAATATCTCGCTTGCAAAGGTCAAAATTTTTAAGGCTTAAACGTTCTTTTTCCCAATTGAATCCAGCTGCTTCACATACTGAAGTGAGTTTTAAACCCACTACTCCCACTGCACTTAGCATTATGCCTCTTATTGGCGGTTCAAACTGTTTGTGGTAGGAGCGGAGCAATCGTTGTAGCCCATTTGAACCGTATACGCGGTGGTAGAATGAAAATAACTGCTGGATTCGACGTGAACGTTGAGCTAAAATCGACTCGCATTGGTACGACCATGAGCGCAATGTAATATTAGATCGATGCTTAATGTTCAACAAAATACGACTAAACATTGTTGATTTATTCTTAGCGactcaatttttgttgttgctctttcTTTGTTGCCGGCATGTGACGCGtttagttgtttatttttttagatttagttTACTGCAGTTCCATGCACTCTATACATCACACCGGTGCCGCTATATAGTATGTGGAGGCGTCCGATCGCTTGCATAACAACGCAGCAACAATTTTTATGGATATATTTCGAATTTTGTACGAGTATACTCCCCACCCGTGTCGGTACATTTAATTCACTTTTGACATTGATTGCTGAAAATCAAATCGGTTGTTTCATATATGATAGAAACAAAGTAGGAACACTGTAGTCAATAAGCTTACACAATAGTTACCAAATGATgtctaaatatatataattattgaaGAATTAACGTTGCATGTGGTACGAATTAAGGAAACAAGCATACCACCACACACGAGCTATAAAAAGTAAATTCGTGGAATGTGTGACAAAACAATAAGCACATTGAAAGTGGAGAGTATGATCAGCTGTGATTATTAAATCAACATTTTCTCACAAAACAATgttgaaatgaaacaaaataggGAGATGTTAACCATAACTATAAATATTCGATCTCCATACACTACAATGCTTAGTTCGATTGAAACCAgttgtatatataattgtcaTATCtcgattttttaaatctttttcgccatttttcttttaagggtCTAAAATATTTTGCGTCAACACTTATTCGAGTTTTTTGTTGCGTTTCAATAACCTTCCCACGACTATAAAGAAATTGTATCTAAGTTTTGGTACCTAAACAGCTACCAAAGCTACCAAAGACAAGTTATAGAAGTCATTAAAATATAAGGCCTCATGTATTTTTTACCAAGATTGCAAAACTACGAAGCACAGCGATAATGGTTCCACAGCGATATTTTGTGAAAGGCAGCAAGAGCAGTCTCTCTACTGAACCAACACCTACAACTCTACACCAAGCAAGAGAAGTCATATCGCCCGTCTGCTCCTGATTTCGACGAAAGATCTGATTCCAGCCATGCATAAACAGGGCACAGCAAGTaaagtgcacagcaccaccacagcGCTAGACACCATAAATGCGCAGATAAACGTGTGAGATTAAAGTATACCTGAAAGTCAAAGTTGATCAAGCATCAATGATGATACGACGGTAAATAACCTCAACGACGCCTCTAGATGTCCCCGATACAACACCTATACTGTGAAGCTTATATGCTTCCTGTCAAGGAGGATAATATTATTCTCAGCACGCAGTTTCTGCTTCGGAGTTACCGCAGTAACTGCAGCAGTAGACATTTGATGGAGGCTGAGCCGTCTCCAAGACAGGAGACATACATCTATTGAATGACGAGGTCCGGAACTGTACACGAAAATATTTAcaggtagatacctatgaaatgagacttttttcaatttcaaatgttaacaaaaaatggttacaaatttaatcttcaaaataatagccatcgctagtgacacattttttttgtattacgaaaatcgaagcTGTGTGGAAAGTGTTCATCTCGCGCTTAgcccaacttatggtgtacataactTTTCAGCGATGTGGCCCATTTTTGGTTTATTGGCttaatcaataagcaaaatttccgtatttggtctgaagagcaacccgaagtcattcaggaacagccattacatccattgaaaacaattatttGATGCGGTCTATGGGCTAGAGGAAtcgtcggcccatatttcttcaaagacgagactgACGCCAATGTAACGGTGAAGGGCGAACACTATCGctccatgataaacgactttttgatgccaaaACTTAAAGCTTGTGATCTACACAAAATcgggttccaacaagacggcactaatTGCCATACAGcacgtgaaacaatggatttactgtgctatcgtttcggtgagcaatttatctctcctcTCGGACCAGCGGATTggactttggacttttatttgtgggggtatgtaaagtggATAAACGAACTTCGATTGAGTCATTGGAAGTTAACTTTActgaagttattcacgagataccgaccacgttcctccagcgagtcattcaaaattggtgtttacggatgaggAATTACGACGCAGTTGCGGGCAacttttgaaagggattatctttaaaaaataaatataaatctcATTAATGgttatacacaaaaataataaagattccccaattaattttaatttttattgtttcatttCAGTTTATAATTCGATATCTCTAAATAGATCACCtttatttctcaaaaacaaaaagatgaaCGGGCTATCCTAAAAACACCTACTCCATTTCTATTCTAACTCGGCTCTGTAAACTTACAACACACACCTTAAATGTGCCTACGTAAACACAGATTTAGGCTTTCTGCTCACCCTGTAATctcaattcaaaaatattgtgcATTGTTGGCAAAATTATCAACATGATTGTGAAACCACTCAAGAATTAATAATTTTCTGTGGAGGTTAATTTTTTCGCGTTTCTGCCTCTATTTGAAATGggatttaaaaactttaaagtaTCGGAGGAAGGCGTTCTTACTGAATATATGTTTCTTGGCAAAAAGGAGCggcgaaagttgtagataaATTTGAATATTGGTGACGAATTAGAGCAACGTGTTCTAAAGTAACACAAATATAGTTGGTCACCCAAAAACCTACACAGTACTACTTAAGACAtctgaaaataataacatttagttatttaaaaatacgaCATAGATAACACCATGGCCATGCGCCGACCCCGAATAAAAGCCACAGCGCTTTTGACAACAAAACGAAAATCACGGGATGTCAAATCGGAACAAACGTTAAAATCCGCAAGCGATGATTGCGCTGCAGACAAATCTGATGGGTTATCTAATGCTCTCGTTGAAAATGAGGGTAGCAAATCCAAAGCTTCCACTCTTTCTAATAAAGAGGACAACCAATTTCATGACGTAGCATCTCCTGTTGCCGAAACGAAAGAGCTTCAAAGTAATCAGCCCGTCACTGAAAGATCTATTGAAACTGTAAAGGGTAAAGGCGAGAGTTCGGAAAGAGATTATGGAAATTATTCAAATTGTGAAAGTAGTGCGGTTTCACAAACGGAGGTTCAATCTTCcgacaaaatcaaaacaaatgagATTTCCAAAAACGAAAAGGTAGTAGAA harbors:
- the LOC129246811 gene encoding stAR-related lipid transfer protein 7, mitochondrial, giving the protein MFSRILLNIKHRSNITLRSWSYQCESILAQRSRRIQQLFSFYHRVYGSNGLQRLLRSYHKQFEPPIRGIMLSAVGVVGLKLTSVCEAAGFNWEKERLSLKNFDLCKRDIDFINQLPNNKLCSLCKEKHMKYCYCSVGNKKCRSLKDGRESIRNCQRPLNLPTNPPPLGNKVIEGVNENQWEPYFSKDEFSIWRREERSAMYSYKVYARFDDVSAEDLLHVQTDLGYRRLWDETAVRLELIEEDPTPNTNSHLIYWEMQWPRLFSNRDYVYCRRFVTDVKLNVMMVCSLGAQHAKYPVYSNKVRVNDYWSLMVIKPFKTFGEPGVHYILTYYDDPGLPIPQNIKSWVAQKQMPEFLKKMYLATKQYSFNRALEMQHIFSMSNFQLQNHEYLANESRTSWFRKILRTREPGTGK